In Gemmatimonadales bacterium, the following are encoded in one genomic region:
- the rpsS gene encoding 30S ribosomal protein S19 — MARSVKKGPFVQEALARKVGQLNQRNEKRVVKTWSRASTILPEFVGHTFAVHNGNKFVPVYVTENMVGHKLGEFAPTRLFRGHSGKLVADKKAKPE, encoded by the coding sequence ATGGCACGCAGCGTCAAGAAGGGTCCCTTCGTACAGGAGGCGCTGGCCCGCAAGGTGGGCCAGCTCAACCAGCGCAACGAGAAGCGGGTGGTGAAAACCTGGAGCCGGGCGAGCACGATCCTCCCCGAGTTCGTGGGCCACACCTTCGCGGTGCACAACGGCAACAAGTTCGTGCCGGTGTACGTGACCGAGAACATGGTGGGCCACAAGCTCGGCGAGTTCGCGCCGACGCGGCTCTTCCGCGGGCACAGCGGCAAGCTCGTGGCCGACAAGAAGGCCAAGCCGGAGTAA